The following proteins are encoded in a genomic region of Flammeovirga pectinis:
- a CDS encoding alpha amylase C-terminal domain-containing protein, whose product MSKKLPELVKDDPWLEPQTDQINARINSYSQLKNDLSDKYGSIYEFAGAHKFLGFNFDETNNGWWYREWAPAAHALFLIGDFNDWNRDAHPLKRIEGSNEWNGVWEIFLPKDEYKDTFIHGSYVKVRVLSQAGDQDRIPAYITRVMQEPNSPNFKGQLWFSEETNFDWKGDEFVTSSIKSPLIYEAHVGMSQEEEKMGTYQEFIDNVLPRVKDLGYNCIQLMAVQEHPYYGSFGYHVSNFFAATSKFGTPEELKKLIKTAHSMGIAVIMDIVHSHAVKNHNEGINEFDGTVYQYFHAGEQGDHPDWDSKIFDYSKWEVIQFLASNVRYWLEEFHFDGFRFDGVTSMMYHHHGHAGFGSYDDYFNMGVDVDAVRYLQLANDIAHEIKPDVLSIAEDVSGMPGLSRDVAGGGVGFDYRLSMGIPDFWVKLLEEQQDEDWNIWDLWSVMLNRRAHEKAIAYSESHDQALVGDKTVAMWLMNAEMYTEMNNDSNNLVVDRGIAMHKIIRFLTCVLGGEGYLNFMGNEFGHPEWIDFPREGNDWSFKYARRQWSLVENGFLRYQKLNNFDRAMIHLVRKFDILDEGTPVDLLNMDSDNKTICFKKGELIFVFNFHPNHSLPNYKFNVKEAGTYEIVLSSDDENFGGFDRVDVADEYFTDEDNNISIYNTNRSALVFKKKK is encoded by the coding sequence ATGAGTAAAAAATTACCTGAATTAGTAAAGGATGACCCGTGGTTAGAGCCACAAACCGACCAAATCAACGCAAGAATTAATTCCTATTCCCAACTTAAAAATGACTTATCTGATAAGTATGGAAGTATTTATGAATTTGCTGGTGCACATAAATTCTTAGGATTTAATTTTGATGAAACAAACAATGGCTGGTGGTACCGTGAGTGGGCACCTGCTGCGCATGCTTTGTTTTTAATTGGTGATTTCAATGATTGGAATAGAGACGCTCATCCTTTAAAAAGAATTGAGGGTTCTAATGAATGGAACGGTGTATGGGAAATTTTCCTTCCTAAAGACGAGTATAAAGATACTTTTATTCATGGTAGTTATGTAAAAGTACGTGTCTTATCTCAAGCTGGAGATCAAGACCGTATACCAGCATATATTACTAGAGTAATGCAAGAACCTAATTCTCCTAACTTTAAAGGGCAATTATGGTTTTCTGAAGAAACTAACTTCGATTGGAAAGGAGATGAATTTGTCACTTCTTCTATCAAGTCTCCATTAATTTATGAGGCACACGTAGGGATGTCTCAGGAAGAGGAGAAAATGGGTACGTATCAAGAATTTATTGATAATGTACTTCCTCGTGTTAAAGATTTAGGATACAATTGTATTCAATTAATGGCTGTGCAAGAACATCCTTATTATGGCTCTTTTGGGTACCATGTAAGTAATTTCTTTGCGGCTACTTCTAAATTTGGAACGCCTGAAGAATTAAAAAAACTTATTAAAACTGCTCACTCAATGGGCATTGCTGTAATTATGGATATCGTTCACTCTCATGCAGTGAAAAACCATAACGAAGGTATTAATGAGTTTGATGGTACAGTATACCAATATTTCCATGCTGGAGAACAAGGTGATCATCCAGATTGGGACTCAAAAATATTTGATTATAGTAAGTGGGAAGTTATTCAATTCCTTGCGTCTAACGTAAGATATTGGTTAGAAGAATTCCATTTTGATGGTTTCCGTTTTGACGGTGTAACTTCTATGATGTATCATCATCATGGACATGCTGGTTTTGGTAGTTATGACGATTACTTTAACATGGGTGTTGACGTAGATGCTGTACGTTATTTACAACTTGCAAACGACATTGCTCATGAAATTAAGCCTGATGTTCTTTCTATTGCAGAAGATGTTTCGGGTATGCCTGGTTTAAGTCGTGATGTTGCAGGTGGTGGCGTTGGTTTCGATTACCGTTTAAGTATGGGTATTCCAGATTTCTGGGTGAAATTATTGGAAGAACAACAAGACGAAGATTGGAACATCTGGGATCTTTGGAGTGTTATGCTTAACCGTAGAGCACACGAAAAAGCAATTGCCTACTCAGAATCACATGACCAAGCATTGGTTGGTGATAAGACTGTTGCCATGTGGCTAATGAATGCAGAAATGTATACAGAAATGAATAATGATAGTAATAACTTGGTTGTTGACCGTGGTATTGCAATGCATAAAATTATTCGTTTCTTAACTTGTGTTCTTGGTGGCGAAGGTTACTTAAACTTTATGGGTAACGAGTTCGGTCATCCAGAGTGGATTGATTTCCCTCGTGAAGGAAACGATTGGAGCTTCAAATATGCAAGACGTCAATGGTCGCTTGTAGAAAATGGATTCTTACGCTATCAAAAACTAAATAATTTTGACCGTGCAATGATTCATCTTGTACGTAAGTTTGATATTTTAGACGAGGGTACGCCTGTCGATTTATTAAACATGGATAGTGATAATAAAACGATCTGTTTCAAAAAAGGTGAGTTAATATTCGTATTTAACTTCCACCCTAACCATTCTCTTCCTAATTATAAATTTAATGTGAAGGAAGCGGGTACATATGAAATCGTTTTATCATCTGATGATGAAAACTTTGGTGGTTTTGATCGTGTTGATGTAGCTGATGAGTATTTTACTGATGAAGACAATAACATTTCGATTTATAATACTAACCGTTCTGCGTTAGTATTTAAGAAGAAGAAATAA
- a CDS encoding antitoxin Xre/MbcA/ParS toxin-binding domain-containing protein, with protein sequence MIIESEFKIRSRKKNVYSFEDIGIHWENDFDIVNIINESTAPITIVEYIIKLYNFSTKDYDKFFNIKYTTYKDRKNKNEKANHHILSNAIALKEIYDLGLSTFGDKDKFMHWLGKKNIAMGGTSPKDILHTDSGRNIVLETLHRIEYGMFA encoded by the coding sequence ATGATTATAGAAAGCGAGTTCAAAATTAGAAGTAGAAAAAAGAACGTTTACTCTTTCGAAGATATAGGGATACATTGGGAAAATGACTTCGATATAGTAAATATCATTAATGAATCTACCGCTCCTATTACCATTGTAGAATATATTATTAAGCTGTATAATTTCTCTACAAAAGATTACGACAAATTCTTTAATATAAAGTATACAACCTATAAGGATAGAAAGAATAAAAATGAAAAAGCAAATCATCATATTTTATCAAATGCTATTGCATTAAAAGAAATCTATGATTTAGGGCTGAGTACGTTTGGTGATAAAGATAAATTCATGCATTGGTTGGGTAAGAAAAACATTGCTATGGGCGGCACTTCACCAAAGGATATTCTACATACAGATAGCGGTAGAAATATTGTGCTTGAAACGCTACATAGAATTGAGTACGGAATGTTTGCCTAG
- a CDS encoding GreA/GreB family elongation factor, protein MNKSTYITKEGMEGLQQDVLELWEERKIVTQAVSDAAAMGDRSENAEYIYGKKKLREIDGRLTYLRRRIAEVKVFDQKIDKNIAMFSAYVSFKDQNGNTMSLRLVGPDEADIKKQTISIASPIGKALLNNKIGDSVDVITPAGKKNFTILTVNY, encoded by the coding sequence ATGAATAAATCTACATATATAACAAAAGAAGGCATGGAAGGCTTACAACAAGATGTGTTGGAGCTTTGGGAAGAACGTAAAATTGTTACGCAGGCTGTTAGTGATGCTGCTGCAATGGGTGATCGTTCTGAAAATGCTGAATATATTTACGGTAAAAAGAAATTACGTGAAATTGATGGACGTTTAACTTATTTGCGCCGTAGAATTGCTGAGGTTAAAGTTTTTGATCAAAAGATAGATAAAAATATAGCAATGTTTAGTGCTTATGTTTCTTTTAAAGATCAAAATGGAAATACGATGTCTTTGCGTCTTGTTGGTCCAGATGAAGCAGATATTAAGAAGCAAACGATCAGTATTGCCTCTCCTATTGGGAAAGCACTTCTAAACAACAAAATTGGTGATAGTGTAGACGTCATCACTCCTGCAGGTAAAAAGAACTTCACTATTCTTACAGTGAACTACTAA
- a CDS encoding methylglyoxal synthase, with the protein MHTEFKKVAMIAHDGKKADMVGFFKDHMDVLENMAIVATGTTGSHLQKAGLDVDCKLSGPKGGDAQIAALVAEGDVDAVFFFRDPLGKHPHEPDVQMLMRVCDLYDVPLATNPSSGGLLMMGIRDILKK; encoded by the coding sequence ATGCACACTGAATTTAAAAAAGTAGCAATGATTGCCCATGATGGCAAAAAAGCAGATATGGTCGGTTTCTTTAAAGACCACATGGATGTTTTAGAAAACATGGCAATTGTTGCTACAGGTACTACAGGAAGTCACTTACAAAAAGCAGGTTTAGATGTAGATTGCAAGTTATCAGGACCAAAAGGTGGTGATGCTCAAATTGCTGCTCTTGTTGCTGAAGGTGATGTTGATGCAGTATTTTTCTTCAGAGATCCACTAGGAAAACACCCACACGAACCAGACGTTCAGATGCTTATGCGTGTTTGTGATTTATATGATGTGCCTTTAGCTACTAATCCATCTTCAGGAGGGTTATTAATGATGGGTATTAGAGACATCCTTAAAAAATAA
- a CDS encoding aspartate kinase, whose amino-acid sequence MQVFKFGGASVKDAEAVRNVKNIIKDFSDQKELVVVVSAMGKTTNLMEKIVVDFLKGEDPKKHLEELKRFHTVIAKDLFDNEKATIFTQIEKLVYDLEIRLSLRVTSEDELYDQVVCYGELLSTHIISAYLNQEKIDTHFLDARIYIQTDDNFREGNVDWNWTGRLINSDVKELIQNNVVVTQGFIGGTINNKTTTLGREGSDFTAAIFGYCLDAEKVSIWKDVPGIMSSDPRRVEEVSLFKKLPYKYAAELTYYGASVIHPKTIRPLALKNIPLYVNSFINPSDEGTVIGDFEEYPSKSSIIFKTNQAIIRFAEKDFLNVSKGDLGLVFSALSRLNIKINLMKNSALSLSICTNNDVAKIEKVKKLFDDKFKIEVIDDLELITIKNHREETIKEVGIDLTKVYMRQISLDTYQLVIKN is encoded by the coding sequence ATGCAGGTATTTAAATTTGGTGGGGCTTCTGTTAAAGATGCAGAAGCTGTTCGAAATGTGAAAAATATTATTAAGGATTTTTCAGATCAGAAAGAGTTAGTTGTTGTGGTATCTGCAATGGGTAAGACAACCAACTTAATGGAGAAAATAGTTGTCGACTTTTTAAAGGGTGAAGACCCTAAGAAACATTTAGAAGAACTAAAAAGATTTCATACTGTTATTGCAAAAGACCTTTTTGATAATGAGAAGGCAACTATCTTTACTCAAATAGAAAAATTAGTCTACGATTTAGAAATTAGACTGTCTTTAAGAGTAACATCTGAAGATGAATTGTATGATCAAGTAGTATGTTATGGAGAGCTACTTTCTACACATATCATCTCAGCCTATCTTAATCAAGAAAAAATTGATACTCATTTCTTAGATGCCCGTATTTACATTCAAACCGACGATAATTTTAGAGAAGGTAATGTAGATTGGAACTGGACGGGTAGGTTAATAAACTCAGACGTAAAAGAACTAATACAAAATAATGTTGTAGTAACTCAAGGTTTTATAGGGGGGACAATTAATAATAAAACAACAACTTTAGGCAGGGAAGGATCTGATTTTACAGCTGCAATTTTTGGTTACTGCTTAGATGCTGAGAAAGTAAGCATTTGGAAAGATGTACCCGGCATAATGAGTAGCGACCCAAGAAGAGTAGAAGAGGTGTCGTTATTCAAAAAATTACCGTATAAATATGCCGCAGAGTTAACTTATTATGGTGCTTCTGTAATTCATCCTAAAACAATTAGACCTCTGGCTTTAAAAAATATTCCTCTTTATGTCAATTCTTTTATCAACCCTTCTGATGAGGGTACAGTGATAGGAGATTTTGAAGAATATCCGTCTAAATCATCCATTATTTTTAAAACGAACCAAGCAATTATTCGTTTTGCCGAAAAAGACTTTTTAAATGTAAGTAAAGGTGATTTAGGACTTGTTTTTAGTGCGTTATCTCGCTTAAATATCAAAATTAATTTGATGAAAAATAGTGCCTTGTCTTTATCAATTTGTACCAATAATGATGTGGCAAAAATTGAAAAGGTAAAAAAACTATTTGATGATAAATTCAAAATAGAAGTGATTGATGATTTGGAATTAATCACTATAAAAAATCATAGAGAAGAAACCATAAAAGAAGTAGGTATTGATTTAACAAAGGTATATATGAGGCAAATTTCTTTAGATACGTACCAATTAGTAATCAAAAACTAA
- a CDS encoding ABC transporter ATP-binding protein, which yields MKILFHTIQFIRSILPKDQKIKAMGVSVLLFLNSGFELIGLSAMLPVFAVLLEDNMVEKYSWAEWLYTTFHLTDDKQLIILLTSFLFLVVLIKNIAGLLITKYQSEFALGLYSDFAKRLHQIYYRKGFTFFKGENSNVLNRNVNTATSLFANQQLLGVLNILNEIIILFAIVISIAIYDIKIIGLLAVVVTPVFFFFYRWVSVKSLEIGAVRNRVQPRLGKNIFQSIFGYVDVLISGSENKFRERITIDVDELSDTNIKANIYNLAPTRVIETSLMLAILVMNIYGVYYLDSRLELLQLLGVFAIAGFRIMPSINRMMTYMNALNQNKWTFNVLQPLANEQVYACKPQKEVVFKDKLELENVSYAYPDTPSDFILEDFSLVIKKGETLGLIGASGSGKTTIMNILLGFLRVTKGKYKIDAHVFGEEYEDDFYHKVGYVQQSVYIIDATLAENVAFGCDQAEIDYTKLERVLKRASLWETANKLTNGVDTRIGENGTKLSGGQRQRVGIARALYFDAEILFFDEATSALDNETEKEITASINKLSHTDLTIIIIAHRLSTLEECDRIIEL from the coding sequence ATGAAAATTCTTTTTCACACCATACAATTCATTCGTTCTATCTTACCGAAAGACCAAAAGATAAAAGCGATGGGTGTAAGTGTATTGCTCTTTTTAAATTCTGGTTTTGAATTGATAGGGTTAAGTGCCATGCTACCTGTTTTTGCGGTATTATTGGAAGATAATATGGTAGAAAAGTACAGTTGGGCGGAATGGTTGTACACTACATTTCATTTAACAGATGATAAACAACTAATTATTCTTCTTACTTCCTTTCTGTTTTTAGTGGTACTAATTAAGAACATTGCAGGTTTGTTAATAACAAAATACCAAAGTGAGTTTGCGTTAGGATTGTACAGTGATTTTGCAAAACGATTGCATCAAATCTATTATAGAAAAGGTTTTACTTTTTTTAAAGGTGAGAACTCAAATGTATTGAATAGAAATGTTAATACAGCAACATCTCTATTTGCAAACCAACAGTTATTAGGTGTCCTAAATATCCTCAATGAAATCATAATCTTATTTGCTATTGTAATAAGTATTGCTATCTACGATATTAAAATAATTGGTTTATTGGCAGTAGTTGTAACGCCAGTGTTTTTCTTTTTTTACAGGTGGGTGAGTGTTAAGTCATTAGAAATTGGAGCAGTTAGAAACCGAGTACAACCAAGGTTAGGGAAGAATATTTTTCAAAGTATTTTTGGGTACGTAGATGTGTTAATTTCTGGTTCTGAGAATAAATTTAGAGAAAGAATTACAATAGATGTAGATGAATTATCCGATACAAACATCAAAGCGAATATTTATAATCTAGCACCAACAAGAGTAATTGAGACTTCATTAATGTTGGCTATTTTAGTGATGAACATTTATGGTGTTTACTACCTCGATTCAAGATTAGAATTGTTGCAATTATTAGGTGTTTTTGCTATTGCAGGGTTCCGAATAATGCCTTCTATTAATAGAATGATGACCTACATGAATGCATTGAATCAAAACAAATGGACTTTTAACGTTCTCCAACCTTTAGCAAATGAACAAGTCTATGCTTGTAAACCACAAAAAGAAGTTGTTTTTAAAGATAAACTAGAGCTTGAGAATGTTAGCTATGCTTATCCAGATACCCCAAGTGATTTTATTTTAGAAGATTTCTCTTTAGTCATTAAAAAAGGAGAAACATTAGGCTTAATCGGTGCTTCGGGCTCAGGAAAAACCACAATCATGAACATTCTCTTAGGTTTTTTACGCGTAACCAAAGGGAAATACAAAATTGATGCGCACGTTTTTGGAGAAGAATACGAAGATGATTTTTACCATAAGGTAGGGTATGTACAGCAATCGGTCTACATAATAGATGCGACTTTAGCAGAAAATGTTGCTTTTGGCTGTGATCAAGCAGAAATTGATTATACCAAGTTAGAACGAGTTTTAAAAAGAGCGAGTTTATGGGAAACGGCCAATAAACTTACAAATGGGGTAGATACAAGAATAGGAGAGAACGGTACAAAACTATCTGGTGGCCAAAGGCAGCGTGTAGGTATTGCAAGAGCCTTGTATTTTGATGCAGAAATTTTATTCTTTGATGAAGCGACTTCAGCTTTAGACAATGAAACGGAAAAGGAAATTACAGCATCGATTAATAAATTATCGCATACAGATTTAACAATCATAATTATAGCACACCGTTTGAGTACATTGGAAGAATGTGATCGTATTATTGAATTGTAA
- a CDS encoding oligosaccharide flippase family protein, whose amino-acid sequence MLIKNLLWEATSKIVVQGIAFLFSIFLTRQLTPEIYGEFGVIMAFVIIFHALMDFSLVESFVQKHDANQKELSSGYWGIVFMGGVTTLVFFVFIPIICKYLGYSNLGIPLRWMSLVFIISVIGDGIGMTVTRAMNFKVHSKISMIANFSSSCIGLISAYQGFGIYALIFQFISKTSISTVLYFMFEKWRPTLYFNLNDIKIVSDYASKRTATKFINQVITNLDTVVLSISLPVQQLGFYNKAKSVTNQYINNSSSIFSGVYFSYFSKHKEKNDLLIASFIKAFFLLFSITLLISILLVIFGENLFVFMFKEEWKESGQIFQYLIGISFVYPLIELIQVYLNAINQATTTLKINVLTKSLQLICLFIAFKFGLTYFLISLIIKGILELIVNVVAMWKYII is encoded by the coding sequence ATGTTAATAAAAAATTTACTTTGGGAAGCAACCTCTAAGATTGTTGTACAAGGCATAGCTTTTCTTTTTTCTATCTTTTTAACCCGACAATTAACGCCTGAAATATATGGAGAGTTTGGGGTAATAATGGCATTTGTAATCATATTTCATGCATTGATGGATTTTTCTTTAGTCGAAAGTTTTGTACAAAAACATGATGCTAACCAAAAAGAATTGTCTAGCGGTTATTGGGGTATTGTGTTTATGGGGGGAGTAACCACATTAGTATTCTTTGTTTTTATTCCGATTATCTGTAAATACCTTGGATATTCTAATCTAGGAATTCCTTTGAGATGGATGAGTTTGGTATTTATTATTAGTGTTATAGGTGATGGAATAGGAATGACAGTCACTAGGGCAATGAACTTTAAAGTGCATTCTAAAATTAGTATGATTGCAAACTTTAGTTCCAGTTGTATTGGTTTAATAAGTGCTTATCAAGGATTTGGTATATATGCTTTAATCTTTCAATTTATTTCTAAAACAAGTATAAGTACAGTCCTTTATTTTATGTTTGAAAAATGGCGTCCCACTCTATATTTTAACCTAAATGACATTAAAATTGTTAGTGATTATGCGAGTAAACGGACAGCAACTAAGTTTATAAATCAAGTAATTACAAATCTAGATACAGTAGTATTAAGTATATCTTTACCAGTACAGCAATTGGGGTTTTACAATAAAGCAAAATCAGTTACTAATCAATATATTAATAATTCCTCTTCAATATTTTCTGGGGTATATTTTTCTTATTTTTCAAAACATAAAGAAAAGAATGATTTACTGATTGCCTCATTTATAAAAGCGTTCTTTCTTCTATTTAGTATTACATTGCTAATAAGCATTTTACTAGTAATCTTTGGTGAAAATCTATTTGTGTTTATGTTTAAAGAAGAATGGAAAGAGAGTGGGCAGATTTTTCAATACCTTATCGGAATATCATTTGTTTATCCATTAATTGAGCTCATACAAGTATACTTAAATGCTATCAATCAGGCTACTACTACATTAAAAATAAATGTCTTGACTAAAAGTCTTCAGCTAATATGTTTATTTATAGCCTTCAAATTTGGCTTAACTTATTTTTTAATCAGCTTGATTATTAAAGGAATATTGGAGTTAATAGTGAATGTGGTGGCTATGTGGAAATATATTATTTAA
- a CDS encoding SusD/RagB family nutrient-binding outer membrane lipoprotein, with amino-acid sequence MKKSIIYIALIIMAFGTTSCFKNFEDMQVNPNYPTDVDPGSLFANATFSRIGGIYGVQAEDFNLTGAGLWAQQFAKIQYIDEDWYEYRSNVVDGYWKYMYSGSSSNGSGSLYELELALKKTQDLKEALMAEANRDEKAIADAEAMEGAMLVVRSYLFSVMTDVWGDIPYSEALKTVALGYESTITQPKYDAQKDIYTDLFNRLSEANELLSHGGNVDTQADMIYGGDTQKWQKFANSLAARLYIHISKVDQATAQSGLELIFANPAKYPVFTSIEDDAMLTYAGTQPYEHPFFENYVRDARDDHAMSYTMVNMMKDRKDARMYIYATPTPASIALFDSTGNTADISYTGIENGVPKSESFQLSAISRVGVMYRVTPNGVSHIMSYSELEFIKAEAAAILGVSAAGDAKVAYENGIHASFERQYRLADQYGIKTAAFADQTGAVTFSESVVTEEDGTAIEISLANMESHYSRTLATADVAWDASKAAQLIAEQKFISIFTNGPEAFTEVRRTNFPQLTFVRGGTQYKGLGLPLRFPYAISEQTTNGANWSQAATGITNTMYGVKVWWNTKTFDNYVEL; translated from the coding sequence CCAACGCAACATTCTCTAGAATTGGTGGTATTTATGGTGTTCAAGCAGAAGACTTTAATTTAACTGGTGCAGGTTTATGGGCACAACAGTTTGCTAAAATTCAATATATCGATGAAGATTGGTACGAATACAGATCTAATGTAGTGGACGGCTACTGGAAGTACATGTATTCTGGTTCTTCATCAAATGGTTCTGGTTCATTATACGAATTAGAATTAGCCTTAAAAAAGACGCAAGATTTGAAAGAAGCGTTAATGGCTGAAGCTAATCGTGATGAAAAAGCAATTGCAGATGCAGAGGCAATGGAAGGTGCTATGTTAGTAGTTCGTTCTTATTTATTCTCGGTAATGACAGATGTTTGGGGTGATATTCCTTATTCTGAAGCATTGAAAACCGTTGCTTTAGGTTATGAGTCTACAATTACTCAACCTAAATATGATGCACAAAAAGACATTTATACTGATTTGTTTAACCGTTTATCAGAAGCAAACGAGTTATTATCACACGGTGGTAATGTAGACACGCAAGCGGATATGATTTATGGTGGTGACACTCAGAAATGGCAAAAATTTGCGAACTCTTTAGCAGCTAGATTATATATCCATATTTCTAAGGTAGATCAAGCAACAGCTCAAAGTGGTTTAGAATTGATTTTTGCAAACCCAGCTAAATACCCTGTATTTACTTCTATTGAAGATGATGCAATGTTAACTTATGCGGGTACGCAACCTTATGAGCACCCATTCTTTGAAAACTACGTACGTGATGCACGTGATGATCATGCAATGTCTTATACTATGGTAAACATGATGAAAGACCGTAAAGATGCACGTATGTATATCTATGCAACGCCAACACCTGCTTCGATTGCATTATTTGATTCAACTGGAAATACAGCTGATATCTCTTATACAGGAATTGAAAACGGAGTACCTAAAAGCGAAAGTTTCCAATTGTCAGCAATTTCTAGAGTAGGGGTAATGTACAGAGTTACTCCAAATGGTGTTTCTCATATCATGTCTTACTCAGAATTAGAGTTTATCAAAGCAGAGGCAGCAGCAATCTTAGGTGTTAGTGCTGCAGGAGATGCTAAAGTAGCTTACGAAAATGGTATTCATGCTTCTTTCGAAAGACAATATCGCTTAGCAGATCAATACGGTATTAAAACTGCCGCTTTTGCAGATCAAACAGGTGCGGTTACTTTCTCAGAAAGTGTTGTAACTGAAGAAGATGGTACTGCTATTGAAATTTCTTTAGCGAATATGGAATCACATTACAGCAGAACATTAGCTACTGCTGATGTTGCTTGGGATGCTTCTAAAGCAGCTCAGTTAATTGCAGAACAAAAGTTTATTTCAATCTTTACAAACGGACCTGAGGCATTTACTGAAGTACGTCGTACTAACTTCCCTCAGTTAACTTTTGTAAGAGGAGGTACTCAATATAAAGGTTTAGGTTTACCATTACGTTTCCCGTATGCTATTTCAGAGCAAACAACTAACGGTGCAAACTGGTCGCAAGCAGCAACAGGAATCACTAATACAATGTATGGTGTGAAAGTTTGGTGGAATACTAAAACGTTTGATAATTACGTAGAATTATAA
- the rpe gene encoding ribulose-phosphate 3-epimerase, which translates to MKTIIAPSVLAADFANLQRDAELINESKADWFHIDIMDGMFVPNISFGLPVCAAIKRHAKKPMDVHLMIEQPDRYLEAFKNAGADMISVHAEACPHLHRSIQNIKELGLKAGVALNPHTSLDCLEYLLNDIDYVCLMSVNPGFGGQKFIPSTYQKVRDLKAMIDKAGADVLIQIDGGVDASNAEKLAEAGATVLVAGSYVFGAEDPKAAIEKIKF; encoded by the coding sequence ATGAAAACAATAATCGCACCCTCAGTTTTAGCAGCTGATTTTGCTAACCTGCAAAGAGACGCTGAACTTATTAATGAAAGCAAGGCAGATTGGTTCCACATTGATATTATGGACGGTATGTTTGTACCGAATATCTCTTTTGGTCTTCCGGTTTGTGCAGCAATTAAAAGGCACGCAAAAAAGCCAATGGATGTACACTTAATGATCGAACAGCCAGATCGTTATTTGGAGGCTTTTAAAAATGCGGGTGCAGACATGATCTCTGTTCATGCAGAAGCTTGTCCTCACTTACATAGGTCTATTCAGAATATCAAAGAGTTAGGTTTAAAAGCAGGTGTTGCCTTAAATCCTCATACCTCTTTAGATTGTCTTGAGTATTTATTAAATGATATTGACTATGTATGTTTAATGTCGGTAAACCCAGGATTTGGTGGTCAGAAATTTATTCCTTCTACTTATCAAAAAGTAAGGGATTTAAAAGCAATGATCGACAAAGCAGGTGCTGATGTTTTAATACAGATTGATGGTGGTGTTGACGCATCTAATGCAGAAAAACTTGCTGAAGCTGGAGCTACTGTTCTTGTTGCAGGTAGTTATGTTTTTGGTGCTGAAGATCCAAAAGCAGCGATCGAAAAAATTAAATTCTAA
- a CDS encoding RES family NAD+ phosphorylase — MRVYRIEKKEFVSTTLEGIGSAKIGGRWNNKGVYMCYASQYRSLALLEVAVHLDINNELPTDRMIVEIEIPDELVVQKISKQQLDNFSDTWHFLPPSEDSKYFGSRLILQKEAVAYMVPSVIVQDEFNVLIDPNHTDIKKVKVIGYKAIDIDQRLI; from the coding sequence ATGAGAGTATATAGAATTGAAAAAAAAGAATTTGTTAGTACAACATTAGAGGGCATTGGTTCTGCAAAAATTGGAGGAAGATGGAACAATAAAGGTGTTTATATGTGCTATGCTTCTCAATACAGGTCATTAGCACTGTTAGAAGTTGCTGTTCACTTAGATATAAACAATGAGTTACCTACAGACAGGATGATTGTTGAAATAGAAATACCAGATGAATTAGTTGTTCAAAAAATTTCAAAGCAACAGTTAGATAATTTCTCAGATACATGGCATTTTCTTCCTCCATCAGAAGATAGTAAATATTTTGGTAGTAGATTAATTTTACAGAAAGAAGCAGTAGCTTATATGGTACCTTCTGTCATTGTTCAAGATGAATTTAATGTACTGATAGATCCCAATCATACCGATATTAAAAAGGTCAAAGTTATTGGTTATAAAGCAATAGACATTGATCAACGGTTGATTTAA